From Candidatus Culexarchaeum yellowstonense:
CAGCAATATCAGCATCCATACCAATAACGGATCAAAATCTACCAGGACATTCAAGGGAATTCGCAGAAGCAACCATGACTGAGGAGGGGAAGAAGAGGACAATACTGTCAACGAAGGTTTTAGTTGGAAGCGCCATTGACTTATTCCTAAACAAAAATCTATTAGAAGAAGTTAAAGGGGAGTTTAGGGGGGATTAATTTGAGTGTAAAGAGCATGGACAAAGTGGAATGGGAGAAGACGGAATATGGTAGGAGGAAAACATTAGCAAACATGGAACTGGGGATACCAGCAATAGTCAGATATGTGGTTATAGAGGGGAATGTAACTCCACACTCACATCCACATGGAGAAATAATAATAGTCTTGAAGGGAGAGGGAAAAGTAGTCTTCGAAGGATGGGAGAAAGACGTGAAACCTGGAGACATAATACTAGTCCCACCAAACGTAAAACAAGGGATAAAGAGGATTGGAAAGGATAATGTGGAAGCAATAGCGATACTGCCAGGATAACCATAAACCACACAACATTTATTAAACTTAAAATCAAACTACGTAACCAAATGGGGTAAAACCGAAAATGCAAAAAGATAGCCAACCATCAATAGCTGAAGTAACAAAGAGCATAGTATTACAGCATCCAAGCATAATCGACTGCATGAAGATGGACATATTAAACTATTCAT
This genomic window contains:
- a CDS encoding cupin domain-containing protein, translating into MSVKSMDKVEWEKTEYGRRKTLANMELGIPAIVRYVVIEGNVTPHSHPHGEIIIVLKGEGKVVFEGWEKDVKPGDIILVPPNVKQGIKRIGKDNVEAIAILPG